The genome window TTTCTTCGTCCAATGCAAGATATCCGCAATTGCCGGATTCATCCTGGTGCTCCCCGTGGTTTTCTATCAGCTCTGGCTCTTCATAGCTCCTGGGCTTACCGGTCGGGAAAAACGGCTGGTGCTCCCGTTCGTGATTGTCGGCACCATAAGTTTCTGCATTGGTGCCATGTTCTTCCTGGTCGTCATATGGCCAGTCATTATCAATTTCTCCCTTTCCTATGAGGCTGAAGGACTGCAAAGCTGGTTCAATCTCAGTGCCTATGTCAATTTCTGTCTCAGGTTGATCCTGATCTTCGGCCTGATTTTCGAGCTTCCTGTGGTTATGCTGCTGTTGTCGCGGTTCGGCATCGTCACCCGGGCCTTTCTTGCCCGCAACCGCAAGTATGCCCTGTTGGCAAGCTCGATAATTGCTGCTTTTCACGCTGATCTCATCACCATGTTCGTGGTGATGGCTCCCCTTTATCTGATGTACGAGATAAGCATCTGGGTTGTCTGGCTGTTCGGGAGAAAGCGTGAAGTAGCTCCCGGCAACCTGCCGGCACCCACCGACTAGACCCGTGAGGCACAATCTGCATGGAGATTTTCCGTTCACTTGACGATATCCCGGTCGGTCTTGGGAAAACCGTTGTCACCATCGGCAATTTCGACGGTATCCATTTGGGGCACCGCGCGATCTTCCGCCGGGTGCGGCGTGCTGCTGCGGCAATTCATGGTGTTTCGGTGGTCATTACCTTTGTGCCTCATCCCCTGAAGGTGATCCCGAATCCCAAGAAACAGATCTGCCTTATCAATACCTACGCTGAAAAAGAAAACCTCATCTCCGCATCGGGGATTGACTATCTGCTGGCGATACCTTTTACGAAAGAGTTTGCGGGACTTTCTGCACGTGAATTCGTTACCGACGTACTGGTGAAGCGCCTGGGGGTATCCCGCCTCATAATTGGCTACGATTATTCATTCGGCCGCGACCGGGAGGGGACGGTGGCGATGCTGGCTGAAATGGGCCGCGAGCTTGGATTCGCTGTGGAAGTCCTGGAGCCGATTGGGCATGACGGTGAACCCTATAGCAGCACGCAGGTGAGGAAGATGATCAAGGCAGGGGAGGTGGCCGGGGTAGTGCCGCTCCTCGGCCGCCAGTACTCGTTGAGCGGTATTGTGGTCTCCGGGCACCATCGCGGCAGCGGTCTCGGTTTTCCTACGGCAAACATCCGCACCGAGAAAGAGTTGATCCCCAAAAGTGGCGTCTATGCCGTCAAGGTGAAACTGGATAACACCCTGTACGATGGCGCCTGCAACATCGGGGCTAATCCGACCTTTGGCAATGAGGAAATTTCCATTGAGGTCTTTCTCTTTGATTTCACCGGGGATCTCTATGGCAGGGAATTGCGATTCTATTTCATTGCGAGAATTCGTGATGAACGGCGTTTTCCCGATCCAGAGGCGTTGCGGCTGGCGATAGCCGGCGATGTTGCCCGCTGTCGCGAGATACTTTCATCAACCGAACTGATCGAGTATCATGAGTATCTGCAGGAGGAGGCTGATGGCATCGTTCAAGGTTGACAGGAAATTCCTGGTCGGCCTGGTTGTCAGTGCCGTCTGTCTAGCCTTTCTGCTGCGCAAGATGGATCTTGCCAAGCTTGTCGACGCCTTCCGGACCATGGAGACCGTTTACCTCATTCCTGCCATTGGTTTGACGTTCATAAGCTATTATTTTCGGGCAGTGCGCTGGCGGTTTCTCCTTCTCCCCATCAAGCGGGTCTCAATGTGGCCGCTTGTATCCGCAACCCTCATCGGCTACATGGCCAATAATCTTCTTCCGGCCCGGCTTGGGGAATTCGTCCGTGCCTATGTGCTGGCGCAACGAGAAGAGCTTCCCACCGGGCAGGTCTTTGCCACGCTGGTTCTGGACCGGTTGTACGATGGTTTCACGGTCCTTCTCATCCTTCTGATCACCTTTTTTACGCTGAAGCTGCCGACAGGGATGGAAACCATCCAGCAGGCGATGGTGACAGGGGGGTATGTTACCCTTGCCGTCTATCTCTGCTGTATCGCATTCATCGTGGTCCTGCGCCGCCGTACCGCATGGACGCTCAGGGTCGTCGAGACGGTGCTGCGGCCCTTTCCCGAAAAGATCAGCA of Geobacter sp. contains these proteins:
- the tatC gene encoding twin-arginine translocase subunit TatC, whose product is MGDEKVLPFIEHLVELRRRLIVIVIAVVIGMGVSWNFSGPLLGFVERPLTGKTYLSEIKKTAYLKVKEHFPSLYIRYKLDKEIEIQHRERQLNYSAPLEPFFVQCKISAIAGFILVLPVVFYQLWLFIAPGLTGREKRLVLPFVIVGTISFCIGAMFFLVVIWPVIINFSLSYEAEGLQSWFNLSAYVNFCLRLILIFGLIFELPVVMLLLSRFGIVTRAFLARNRKYALLASSIIAAFHADLITMFVVMAPLYLMYEISIWVVWLFGRKREVAPGNLPAPTD
- a CDS encoding bifunctional riboflavin kinase/FAD synthetase; this encodes MEIFRSLDDIPVGLGKTVVTIGNFDGIHLGHRAIFRRVRRAAAAIHGVSVVITFVPHPLKVIPNPKKQICLINTYAEKENLISASGIDYLLAIPFTKEFAGLSAREFVTDVLVKRLGVSRLIIGYDYSFGRDREGTVAMLAEMGRELGFAVEVLEPIGHDGEPYSSTQVRKMIKAGEVAGVVPLLGRQYSLSGIVVSGHHRGSGLGFPTANIRTEKELIPKSGVYAVKVKLDNTLYDGACNIGANPTFGNEEISIEVFLFDFTGDLYGRELRFYFIARIRDERRFPDPEALRLAIAGDVARCREILSSTELIEYHEYLQEEADGIVQG
- a CDS encoding flippase-like domain-containing protein, giving the protein MASFKVDRKFLVGLVVSAVCLAFLLRKMDLAKLVDAFRTMETVYLIPAIGLTFISYYFRAVRWRFLLLPIKRVSMWPLVSATLIGYMANNLLPARLGEFVRAYVLAQREELPTGQVFATLVLDRLYDGFTVLLILLITFFTLKLPTGMETIQQAMVTGGYVTLAVYLCCIAFIVVLRRRTAWTLRVVETVLRPFPEKISSRIVVALSSFIGGLRISTRAVELLALLATSLVIWTFATWPIDLVLRAFGIMLPITAAMFIMVFLVFAVMVPAAPGYVGTYHAACVYGLMAFRIPLEQAMSVALVIHGISFFPVIIAGLFCGWRDNLSLRAISARSSQQELTREQ